In Cryptomeria japonica chromosome 10, Sugi_1.0, whole genome shotgun sequence, a genomic segment contains:
- the LOC131031504 gene encoding replication protein A 70 kDa DNA-binding subunit A-like: MNCDLVGKPRYLFKEQEEQMLGRETPPSTKHSLKFSVDLPSPQNAPSENISPIKSLNPFQNNWTIKGRVTNKRKMHQYNTAKHNGQVFSFDIIDEEGCEIRITSFDEIAELHYHRVEQGAAYVVSKGSVKDANIVYNKLNNHLEIVLTETSVLKRCAPDFAEPSKKTHFTPINEVLTTTNNTLVDVIGAVVNVREISIIRRKDGSIVNKRIVKLNDMSTLTIDVNLWGPPSEQLGNDLKNMHASGTFVILAVQNARFGYFNGKVINISASTTFKINPSIPEVDPLHLRGPVQQFLDSHSLDVHAKNNQYKRMSIASILERLSVVPETIETTITAVLRFIKGEQFYYTTCPLQFNGLCWERRPWKGTKVRFAWGRGAHDGRGRAAAKGRGAEWRPLRYPAGSGRRPLTVAAIAHCGLPQWRSLPLGVAAVAGFALPTADDPQRATSSHYGARKG; this comes from the exons ATGAATTGTGATTTGGTTGGAAAACCTAGATACCTCTttaaagaacaagaagaacaaatGCTGGGTCGAGAAACCCCGCCATCCACTAAACACTCTCTTAAATTCAGTGTAGATTTGCCTTCTCCACAAAATGCTCCCTCTGAAAATATCAGCCCTATTAAAAGCTTGAACCCTTTCCAAAATAATTGGACAATAAAAGGGCGAGTCACAAATAAGAGGAAAATGCATCAATATAATACGGCAAAACACAATGGCCAAGTTTTTAGTTTTGATATTATAGACGAAGAGGGCTGTGAAATTAGAATTACTTCCTTTGATGAAATAGCAGAATTGCACTATCACCGAGTTGAACAAGGAGCTGCATATGTTGTTTCCAAAGGTTCTGTAAAAGACGCAAACATAGTATACAATAAGCTTAACAACCACCTTGAGATTGTCTTGACTGAAACCTCAGTTTTGAAGCGATGTGCCCCTGATTTTGCTGAGCCAAGTAAAAAAACCCACTTCACCCCTATTAATGAAGTTCTCACCACCACCAACAATACTTTGGTTGATGTTATTGGTGCTGTTGTCAATGTCAGAGAAATTTCTATAATTCGTAGAAAGGATGGATCTATTGTAAACAAGAGAATAGTAAAATTAAATGATATGTCAACTTTGACAATTGATGTTAACCTTTGGGGGCCGCCATCAGAACAACTAGGCAATGActtgaagaatatgcatgcatctgGAACATTTGTCATCCTTGCTGTTCAAAATGCAAGGTTTGGGTATTTCAATGGGAAAGTTATTAATATTTCAGCGTCAACAACTTTCAAAATTAACCCTTCCATTCCTGAAGTAGACCCCCTCCATTTAAGAGGCCCTGTACAACAATTCCTTGATTCACACTCTTTGGATGTGCATGCCAAAAATAACCAATACAAGAGaatgtccattgcatccattctTGAACGCCTTAGCGTTGTGCCTGAAACCATTGAGACTACTATTACAGCTGTCCTGCGATTCATAAAGGGTGAACAATTTTATTATACAACTTGCCCATTACAATTCAACG gTCTGTGTTGGGAGCGGCGGCCATGGAAGGGCACGAAGGTTCGATTTGCATGGGGCCGAGGCGCTCATGATGGCAGAGGCCGAGCGGCTGCAAAGGGAAGGGGAGCCGAGTGGCGACCACTACGGTACCCTGCAGGGAGCGGCCGCCGTCCACTAACAGTGGCGGCTATCGCCCACTGCGGGTTACCACAGTGGCGGTCACTGCCGCTAGGGGTCGCCGCAGTGGCGGGCTTCGCCCTACCCACTGCGGACGACCCACAGCGAGCGACGTCCTCTCACTATGGCGCCCGCAAGGGGTAA